One Syntrophales bacterium DNA segment encodes these proteins:
- a CDS encoding SLBB domain-containing protein: MKSRFLESMILTGVLFLLTAGSGWAQDPPLDTAIRLRDPVPPQTLSLKSRVPAEGAASGGLNGSADGFRNGSLNTGPSQDPSLDAVCRQKNLSPQQCQALKNHLSGFGNGMKSDADGNGKAPRQQSPRSPGYSTLPERKSLFERSRPMGRFQDVSVDLKPFGYDFFREAAVNVTADRRDIPVPMNYMVGPGDEVKILLWGRVNGQHDLVVDRDGKIVLPQIGPIYVAGLTFEEMSKKVISQAHQIVGASVDISMGSLKTIPVFVLGDVCRPGTYTVGSLATVTDALLMAGGPTDIGSMRRIQVRRKGRIAGSFDLYDLFLKGDRSGDMTLHRDDVVFVPVVGPIVGVAGNVRRPAIYELKGDAELEHVFALAGGIIPSAYLQQIQVSRVQNNERQVIVDLNNRELGKSTGFHMQDADLVRVFSVVDIDRNAVHLAGNVRRPGKFEYKPGMRVRDLIGGMDNLLDETSLDYALIKRVRLPERSAMLVPFSLRRLFMEKDAAADIELKPEDQVFVFSRWLFQDRPFAMIEGEVRGECLEMTELSADGLERSPQARPEPVDRKKSRSVQAAGLRKMGEDLERDHQRMLAERVLLISGRLNRESRYDPKEDLREVAAEMRKLNLSVYLEKMGELEKGFSAACRFLVTDNLRVRDAILGAGGLTPDADLETGEIVRFGNDREYETLYFHVEKAMTGDPGENHAVLPKDRIIVHSIWEKMPRQYVYVEGEVGRPGIHVYTKGMKVSDLVFKGGGLLESAYREEAELSSQTVEAGKKGVLEHKKIRLRDILEGKPGADVELNPFDRLLVRRISNWRTEQFASVSGEILFEGKYAVRKGERLSSLIERAGGYTDKAYLRGAVFRRDSVRSLQQSSLEDMARRMEKEILTDGATGISSSLSSEDAESRKIELEQKRKLVDAMRLLKATGRMTIHLGHLRVLKGGPYDIELENGDSLYIPARPSVVNVAGAVMSPTSHLFMDRLDYGDYIRLSGGYSRYADENSVFILKVDGSAVRAGDRYLRWSDGRERWEMAPFAHRDDTMEPGDVVVVPEKLERIAWLREIRDIAQILMNIAATTGIIIKVF; this comes from the coding sequence ATGAAAAGCCGTTTCCTTGAATCCATGATCCTGACGGGCGTGCTCTTCCTGCTTACAGCCGGATCCGGTTGGGCGCAGGACCCGCCGCTCGACACCGCCATCCGGTTGAGGGATCCTGTGCCGCCGCAGACCCTGTCCCTTAAAAGCCGTGTTCCAGCCGAAGGCGCTGCGTCGGGCGGCCTCAATGGTTCCGCCGACGGGTTTCGGAACGGGTCCCTGAACACCGGGCCGTCCCAGGACCCGTCGCTGGATGCCGTCTGCCGGCAGAAGAACCTGTCGCCGCAGCAATGCCAGGCATTGAAGAATCATCTTTCCGGGTTCGGGAACGGAATGAAGTCTGATGCGGACGGGAACGGGAAGGCGCCGAGGCAACAGAGCCCGCGAAGTCCAGGATATTCTACGCTTCCGGAAAGGAAGAGCCTATTCGAGCGGTCGCGGCCGATGGGGAGGTTCCAGGACGTGTCGGTGGACCTGAAACCCTTCGGGTATGACTTTTTCCGGGAGGCTGCCGTCAACGTGACGGCGGACCGCAGGGACATCCCCGTTCCGATGAATTACATGGTCGGTCCCGGAGACGAGGTGAAGATTCTCCTGTGGGGCCGCGTAAACGGCCAGCACGACCTGGTGGTCGATCGGGACGGTAAAATCGTGCTGCCCCAGATCGGTCCGATTTACGTGGCCGGCCTGACCTTCGAGGAAATGTCCAAGAAGGTTATCTCTCAGGCCCACCAGATCGTCGGGGCCAGTGTCGACATCTCCATGGGATCGCTGAAGACGATCCCCGTGTTCGTCCTGGGTGACGTGTGCAGGCCCGGCACTTATACGGTCGGTTCCCTGGCGACGGTTACCGATGCCCTCCTGATGGCCGGCGGCCCGACGGACATCGGGTCGATGCGGAGAATCCAGGTCCGCCGGAAGGGCAGAATCGCCGGATCGTTCGACCTTTACGACCTTTTTCTGAAAGGAGACCGGTCCGGCGACATGACCCTTCATCGGGACGATGTGGTGTTCGTGCCCGTAGTGGGTCCGATCGTCGGCGTGGCCGGCAATGTGCGCCGTCCGGCGATTTACGAGCTGAAGGGCGACGCGGAGCTGGAACACGTCTTTGCCCTGGCGGGGGGGATCATTCCGTCCGCCTATCTGCAGCAGATCCAGGTGTCGAGGGTGCAGAACAACGAGCGGCAGGTCATCGTCGACCTGAACAACCGGGAACTCGGGAAATCCACGGGCTTCCACATGCAGGATGCGGATCTGGTCAGGGTCTTCTCCGTTGTCGACATCGACCGGAACGCCGTCCACCTGGCGGGAAACGTGCGCCGGCCCGGCAAGTTCGAATACAAGCCCGGGATGCGGGTGCGGGACCTCATTGGGGGCATGGACAACCTGCTGGATGAAACGAGCCTTGACTACGCACTGATCAAGAGGGTCAGGCTGCCCGAACGGAGCGCGATGCTGGTCCCTTTCAGCCTGCGCCGTCTGTTCATGGAGAAGGATGCGGCCGCCGACATCGAGCTGAAACCCGAGGACCAGGTGTTCGTTTTTTCCCGCTGGCTCTTCCAGGACAGGCCGTTTGCCATGATCGAGGGAGAAGTCCGGGGAGAATGCCTGGAAATGACCGAGCTCTCCGCCGATGGCCTGGAACGTTCCCCCCAGGCAAGGCCGGAGCCTGTAGACAGGAAGAAGAGCCGGTCGGTTCAGGCTGCGGGGCTTCGGAAAATGGGAGAGGATCTGGAACGCGACCATCAAAGGATGCTGGCGGAGCGCGTGCTCCTGATCTCCGGGCGCCTGAACAGGGAGAGCCGGTATGATCCGAAGGAAGATCTCCGGGAGGTGGCGGCGGAGATGAGAAAATTGAATCTATCCGTGTACCTGGAAAAGATGGGGGAGCTGGAGAAAGGATTCTCCGCTGCCTGCCGGTTCCTGGTCACGGATAACCTGCGCGTCCGGGATGCCATCCTCGGTGCGGGCGGACTGACGCCCGACGCGGACCTGGAGACGGGGGAGATCGTCCGCTTCGGGAATGACCGGGAGTATGAGACCCTCTATTTTCATGTCGAAAAGGCCATGACCGGAGACCCGGGGGAAAATCATGCCGTTTTGCCGAAGGACCGCATCATCGTGCATTCCATCTGGGAAAAGATGCCGCGTCAGTACGTTTACGTGGAAGGGGAAGTGGGCCGGCCCGGAATCCATGTCTACACGAAAGGCATGAAAGTCAGCGACCTTGTCTTCAAGGGCGGCGGCCTGCTGGAGTCGGCTTATCGGGAAGAGGCGGAGCTCTCGTCGCAGACGGTGGAAGCAGGAAAGAAAGGGGTGCTTGAGCACAAAAAGATCCGCTTGCGGGACATCCTTGAAGGAAAGCCGGGAGCCGATGTGGAGCTGAATCCCTTCGACCGGCTTCTGGTCCGGAGAATCAGCAACTGGCGTACGGAACAGTTTGCCTCCGTCTCGGGGGAGATTCTCTTCGAGGGGAAGTATGCCGTTCGGAAAGGCGAGCGCCTGTCGTCGCTGATCGAGCGGGCCGGAGGATACACGGACAAGGCCTACCTGCGGGGCGCTGTTTTCAGGAGGGATAGCGTGCGGTCGCTGCAGCAGAGCAGCCTGGAGGACATGGCCCGGAGGATGGAAAAGGAGATTCTCACCGATGGCGCGACCGGCATTTCCTCTTCCCTCTCCTCCGAGGACGCGGAGTCCAGAAAGATCGAGCTGGAACAGAAAAGGAAGCTGGTCGATGCCATGCGCCTGCTGAAGGCGACCGGCCGCATGACGATCCACCTCGGACACCTGCGGGTCCTCAAGGGCGGTCCGTATGACATCGAGCTGGAAAACGGCGACAGCCTGTACATTCCGGCGCGGCCGAGCGTGGTGAACGTGGCGGGTGCCGTGATGAGCCCGACGAGCCATCTTTTTATGGACCGCCTGGATTACGGCGATTATATCCGGCTCTCCGGAGGGTACAGCCGGTACGCCGACGAGAATAGCGTCTTCATTCTCAAGGTCGATGGAAGCGCCGTCAGGGCGGGCGATCGATATCTGAGGTGGAGCGACGGCAGGGAGCGATGGGAGATGGCACCGTTTGCACATCGTGACGACACCATGGAACCGGGAGACGTGGTGGTTGTTCCGGAAAAGCTGGAACGAATCGCCTGGCTCAGGGAGATCCGCGACATCGCCCAGATCCTCATGAACATCGCGGCCACGACGGGGATCATCATCAAGGTGTTTTGA
- a CDS encoding Wzz/FepE/Etk N-terminal domain-containing protein encodes MGEEDTKKEEFGHLADGVPGDEAMVQLMDFWLIVRRRKRFISRFVLTVLILTAMSTLLMKDVYQATAVISPIAGKDTGGTLSALAQQIGGLTGASLLGAPASANDIMNFLNSNILREKVIERNNLLPVLFPDEWDWKQNRWKKGWLDGISLNPLVYVERAARMLQPGPVSQKQEKSDGVPDMWDGLRKLDDMVTVKNNLDENSITIAVTGPNPDMAARIVEHFLTALNDHMSSEARRVVLVNRKYLEEQLDKTADPFIRQNIYNMIAQQIERSMTVEAKENFAFKVIDPPRAPDRKFKPQRMQIVLVSLFLSLFMAIAVVFVLENLEGWKNFLKERENEKPFP; translated from the coding sequence ATGGGTGAGGAAGACACAAAAAAAGAGGAGTTCGGGCATTTGGCGGATGGTGTTCCCGGGGACGAGGCCATGGTTCAGTTGATGGACTTCTGGCTGATCGTCAGGCGTCGGAAGCGTTTCATCAGCCGGTTTGTCCTGACGGTCCTGATATTGACCGCCATGTCCACACTGCTGATGAAGGATGTATACCAGGCGACGGCCGTCATCTCTCCCATTGCCGGGAAGGACACCGGCGGGACATTATCGGCGCTGGCACAGCAGATCGGCGGCCTCACCGGCGCATCACTCCTGGGTGCCCCGGCCAGCGCCAATGACATCATGAATTTCCTGAATTCGAACATCCTGCGGGAAAAGGTGATCGAGAGAAATAACCTGCTGCCCGTGCTGTTTCCGGACGAATGGGACTGGAAACAGAACCGCTGGAAAAAAGGATGGCTCGACGGCATCAGCCTGAACCCGCTCGTGTATGTCGAAAGAGCCGCCCGCATGCTGCAGCCGGGACCGGTGTCGCAAAAGCAGGAAAAAAGTGACGGAGTTCCCGACATGTGGGACGGCCTCCGAAAGCTCGACGACATGGTGACCGTGAAGAACAATCTCGATGAGAATTCCATCACCATTGCCGTCACCGGCCCAAATCCCGATATGGCCGCACGAATCGTGGAGCATTTCCTGACCGCCCTGAACGACCACATGAGCAGCGAAGCGCGGCGGGTCGTCCTGGTGAACCGCAAGTATCTCGAGGAGCAGCTCGACAAGACGGCCGATCCGTTCATCCGGCAGAACATCTACAACATGATCGCCCAGCAGATCGAGCGATCCATGACGGTCGAGGCGAAAGAGAACTTCGCCTTCAAGGTCATCGATCCGCCCAGGGCGCCCGACCGGAAGTTCAAGCCACAACGGATGCAGATCGTGTTGGTGAGCCTGTTTCTCTCCCTGTTCATGGCCATTGCCGTCGTGTTCGTCCTGGAAAATCTGGAAGGATGGAAAAATTTTCTGAAGGAGCGAGAGAATGAAAAGCCGTTTCCTTGA
- a CDS encoding GtrA family protein has translation MPHRLFPTDPRFAMIHERFARHGVKIRFVLVGVWNTFFGYGVYVALDWLFERLFASRAAAYMSAAVLSNILAILNAYIFHKFITFRSEARGWAMVPELFRFFSTYLVSIVVGLVSLPVFVEVFRIDPKIAGALVMPVTVLVSWLGHSRFSFRNEKTKT, from the coding sequence ATGCCGCACCGTCTTTTCCCGACGGACCCCCGGTTTGCCATGATCCACGAACGCTTCGCACGCCACGGAGTGAAGATCCGGTTTGTCCTCGTCGGCGTCTGGAACACCTTCTTCGGCTACGGTGTGTACGTCGCCCTGGACTGGCTCTTCGAACGGCTCTTTGCGAGCCGTGCCGCCGCCTACATGTCGGCCGCGGTCCTGTCGAACATCCTGGCCATCCTGAACGCCTATATCTTCCATAAATTCATAACGTTCCGTTCGGAAGCCCGCGGATGGGCCATGGTGCCGGAGTTATTCCGGTTTTTCTCGACCTACCTGGTGAGCATTGTCGTGGGGCTTGTGTCGCTTCCCGTCTTCGTGGAGGTGTTCAGGATCGACCCCAAAATCGCGGGCGCCCTGGTCATGCCGGTGACGGTACTGGTGAGCTGGCTCGGCCACTCCCGGTTTTCTTTCCGGAACGAAAAAACAAAGACATAG
- a CDS encoding YjbH domain-containing protein, producing MRIDGVPLQTAAMFLLLVLLWLVPSRLLGADAPFTGAANWGGTGLMAIPTARLMKEGAFRVGASQVHPYRYYYGTISPFRGLEIDGRITEVIGVRGFADSPEYGNYKDKALDVKYRLLPETKYLPALAVGLMDPHGTRLFSSQYVVASKQIYPFDFTFGFANGRYGGQELADVGSGDSVKAEIFTDPVGWWSDANCFWGVEFSPVDWLSFMVEYDPTPYHNHRRDPANSIYFREPVPSKFNYGLRIRPRDWLETVVSFQRGDTVGVNLNVTFDLGRPLLPIADPPLQESMEMRSSPFVERLMEALSRSGFTDIGVLVAGGDLWVQAANGRYFHDMKALGVVLRVVDRTAPPEIQGVHILLTQQGIPMRSFSTTREDIRLYVTRQLNLDEFMQVSELRADVGEPLKTKKRHRKIFDYGLKPDFRTYLNDPSGFFQYRFGLSGWGSLSLWPGGSVLVAAETFPLNNISSPVTPSSNAVRTDLVDYIGEKVSLSGLLVNQIWKGGNETYGQLSVGLLEIQYAGIDAEIAMPLFGGRMLVGAGGSAVRKRDPKNPFRFKENDYKDCYTTGFFNARLNLPEMDAWIDVKAGRFLAGDNGMRLTVSKSFHGVVLSAWYSVSDTSVFTDDYNRGYHDKGIAVSIPLRLFLGRDSRSSYSFALSPWTRDVAQDIAHPVSLFDFIGRSVNAFMNTDRHMIHGWTGPVAAP from the coding sequence GTGAGGATCGATGGGGTACCACTCCAGACCGCGGCGATGTTTCTTCTCCTGGTTCTGCTTTGGCTTGTCCCTTCCAGGCTGCTTGGTGCGGACGCTCCCTTCACGGGGGCTGCGAACTGGGGCGGCACGGGATTGATGGCGATTCCGACGGCCCGGCTTATGAAAGAAGGAGCTTTCCGGGTCGGTGCCTCCCAGGTCCATCCATACCGATATTACTACGGCACGATAAGCCCTTTCAGGGGTCTTGAAATCGACGGGCGGATTACGGAGGTAATCGGGGTCCGGGGATTTGCCGACAGTCCGGAATACGGAAACTACAAGGACAAGGCCCTGGACGTCAAATACCGGCTTCTGCCGGAGACGAAGTACCTTCCGGCCCTTGCCGTCGGTCTGATGGATCCCCATGGGACCAGGCTCTTCAGTTCCCAGTATGTCGTTGCCAGCAAGCAAATTTATCCATTCGATTTCACATTCGGTTTCGCCAACGGGCGGTATGGAGGACAGGAACTGGCCGATGTCGGGTCCGGCGATTCCGTCAAGGCCGAAATCTTCACCGATCCCGTAGGGTGGTGGAGCGATGCCAACTGCTTCTGGGGTGTCGAGTTTTCCCCCGTTGACTGGCTTTCTTTCATGGTTGAGTACGATCCGACGCCCTATCACAATCACCGGCGCGATCCCGCGAATTCCATCTATTTCCGTGAGCCCGTGCCTTCAAAATTCAACTATGGCTTGCGGATCCGGCCCCGGGACTGGCTGGAGACGGTTGTTAGCTTCCAGCGGGGAGACACGGTCGGGGTGAACCTGAATGTTACATTTGACCTCGGGCGTCCCCTGCTTCCCATTGCCGATCCTCCCTTGCAGGAAAGCATGGAGATGCGGTCGAGTCCGTTCGTGGAACGGCTAATGGAAGCCCTTTCCCGGTCCGGTTTCACAGACATCGGGGTTCTGGTGGCCGGGGGAGATCTGTGGGTGCAGGCGGCCAACGGAAGGTACTTCCATGACATGAAGGCCCTGGGGGTGGTTCTGCGGGTTGTGGATCGAACGGCACCACCGGAAATTCAGGGGGTGCACATCCTTCTGACACAGCAGGGCATTCCGATGAGGTCCTTCTCGACAACCCGCGAGGATATCCGGCTGTATGTCACGAGACAGTTGAACCTCGATGAGTTCATGCAGGTCTCCGAGCTGCGGGCGGATGTTGGGGAACCGCTGAAGACAAAGAAGAGGCACAGGAAAATCTTCGATTACGGGCTGAAACCCGATTTTAGAACGTACCTGAATGATCCCTCGGGTTTCTTCCAGTACCGCTTCGGCCTGAGCGGGTGGGGAAGCCTCTCGCTCTGGCCGGGGGGCTCCGTGCTGGTCGCGGCGGAAACCTTTCCCCTCAACAACATCTCTTCTCCCGTCACGCCCTCGTCCAATGCCGTCCGGACGGACCTGGTGGACTACATTGGAGAAAAAGTCAGCCTCAGCGGCCTGCTGGTCAATCAGATCTGGAAGGGCGGGAACGAGACCTACGGCCAACTCTCCGTCGGGCTCCTGGAGATCCAGTATGCCGGGATCGATGCAGAGATCGCCATGCCCCTCTTCGGAGGGCGGATGCTCGTCGGGGCGGGCGGGAGTGCGGTCAGAAAACGGGATCCGAAGAATCCCTTCCGGTTCAAGGAAAACGATTACAAGGATTGTTACACGACGGGTTTTTTCAATGCCCGTCTGAACCTGCCGGAGATGGATGCATGGATCGACGTAAAGGCCGGACGGTTCCTTGCGGGGGACAACGGCATGCGGTTGACCGTTTCGAAGAGTTTCCACGGCGTGGTCCTTTCCGCCTGGTACAGCGTTTCCGACACGTCCGTCTTCACGGACGATTACAACCGGGGCTACCACGACAAGGGAATTGCCGTTTCAATTCCGTTGCGTCTGTTCCTTGGACGGGATTCGAGGTCCTCCTACAGCTTCGCGCTTTCTCCCTGGACAAGGGATGTGGCGCAGGACATCGCGCATCCGGTGAGCCTCTTCGATTTTATCGGCCGCAGTGTGAACGCGTTCATGAACACAGATCGGCACATGATTCATGGGTGGACGGGACCGGTGGCTGCGCCATGA
- a CDS encoding FecR family protein: MKQVWIRCLVVMAVLMQSVAPASAFDAARAGRLVLVNGDAELIRAGTKFRPDVQTGLQEGDIIRTGKDGLVKGILEDETVVTIDRNSRVVMKKFVLRGGIRSAKIYVESGKITADVKRFMGGGNTFNLESPTAVAGLTGTVIEFAVVIGAGGVPTTTVTCLSGTAVVITAAGSVTLAAGQTAVAVASAAPAVTTATDAVAAAGAAGGTAAAASIGAGTIAVGALVAAAVAAAAVLVSGGGGGGGGAVSAPTHATTSHH, encoded by the coding sequence ATGAAGCAGGTCTGGATTCGCTGCCTGGTCGTCATGGCCGTCCTGATGCAGTCTGTCGCTCCCGCGTCCGCGTTCGATGCCGCACGAGCGGGTCGGCTCGTTCTTGTCAACGGCGATGCCGAATTGATACGGGCGGGGACAAAGTTCAGACCGGATGTGCAAACCGGTTTGCAGGAGGGGGACATCATCCGGACGGGAAAGGATGGCCTGGTCAAGGGGATATTGGAAGATGAAACCGTGGTCACCATCGACCGGAACAGCCGTGTCGTCATGAAGAAATTCGTTCTCCGGGGGGGAATCCGGTCGGCGAAGATTTATGTCGAATCCGGTAAAATCACAGCCGATGTGAAGCGCTTCATGGGGGGTGGGAACACCTTCAACCTGGAGAGCCCGACCGCCGTTGCGGGGTTGACCGGGACGGTGATCGAATTTGCGGTTGTGATCGGTGCCGGAGGAGTGCCGACGACCACCGTGACCTGTCTGTCCGGGACTGCCGTGGTCATTACGGCAGCGGGATCCGTAACACTGGCGGCCGGACAGACGGCCGTGGCGGTTGCCTCCGCCGCTCCTGCGGTTACCACGGCGACTGACGCGGTCGCCGCGGCGGGAGCGGCCGGAGGAACGGCGGCAGCCGCGTCCATCGGCGCGGGAACCATTGCGGTCGGCGCGCTGGTTGCCGCTGCCGTGGCGGCTGCGGCGGTCCTGGTGTCCGGTGGAGGCGGCGGAGGCGGCGGTGCTGTTTCTGCGCCGACACATGCAACAACATCGCATCATTGA
- a CDS encoding glycosyltransferase family 2 protein: MSLGRKTISVVAGCFNEEGNLQPFYDRLMKVFEQLPGYDYEIIVADNCSTDGSQEILRRLASTDRKFKVILNANNFGQIRSPFHALLQAKGDAVVAITSDLQNPPELIPEFVKKWEEGHEVVIAVKRKTAENAVVSVVRNFYYYLLSRFSESDHIIRGFTGFGLYDRKFMDALALYKNSYPYFRGLVGEIGFRRATVPFDQPPRRHGRSKNNFFTLYDVAMTGFVNHSRLPLRLAAMTGFGVAILSLLVAFGYFVYKLVFWDSFSVGIAPLVIGLFFFASVQLFFIGIVGEYIGAIHTQVLKRPLVIEKERINFD, translated from the coding sequence ATGAGCCTGGGCCGGAAGACCATCAGCGTTGTTGCGGGCTGTTTCAACGAGGAGGGAAACCTGCAGCCGTTTTATGACCGGCTGATGAAGGTTTTCGAACAGCTGCCCGGGTATGATTACGAGATCATCGTGGCGGACAACTGCTCGACCGACGGCAGCCAGGAGATCCTGCGCCGCCTGGCCTCCACCGACAGGAAGTTCAAGGTGATTCTGAACGCGAACAACTTCGGGCAGATCCGTTCCCCGTTCCACGCCCTTCTCCAGGCGAAGGGAGATGCCGTCGTCGCCATCACCTCGGACCTGCAGAATCCTCCGGAGCTGATTCCGGAATTCGTGAAGAAGTGGGAGGAGGGGCATGAAGTCGTCATCGCGGTGAAGCGGAAAACGGCCGAGAACGCCGTCGTCTCGGTGGTCCGGAATTTCTATTATTACCTCCTGTCCCGCTTTTCCGAATCCGACCACATCATCCGCGGCTTCACGGGCTTCGGCCTCTACGACCGCAAGTTCATGGACGCCCTCGCGCTGTACAAGAATTCATATCCCTATTTTCGCGGACTGGTCGGGGAGATCGGTTTCCGCCGTGCCACGGTGCCGTTTGACCAACCGCCGCGCCGGCATGGGCGGTCCAAGAATAATTTCTTCACCCTCTACGATGTTGCAATGACCGGCTTCGTCAACCATTCCCGGCTTCCCCTGCGCCTCGCAGCCATGACCGGGTTTGGCGTGGCCATCCTGAGCCTCCTGGTCGCCTTCGGCTATTTCGTCTACAAACTCGTTTTCTGGGACAGCTTTTCCGTCGGGATCGCGCCCCTGGTCATCGGCCTGTTCTTCTTCGCCTCCGTCCAGCTCTTCTTCATCGGCATCGTGGGCGAGTACATCGGCGCCATCCACACCCAGGTGCTTAAGCGCCCGCTGGTCATCGAGAAGGAGCGCATCAACTTTGACTGA
- a CDS encoding sugar transferase: MKIDIRKRQMLLLAGNALIVTISFHLTPLVLSGMIPSPGAIFRSPDLFAILSYLLVFYLFDLFDLDLRFSKARFLVRLVLAQVTVAILIAAGSFVFQERPYGMRVLAVQGMLVFVLALVWSMFFERLMTNTTKALRVAVLGCEDTAESLRQALGRRPDYAVALTLKKGWEDRVGSLINEKAFDEIVVNTKRGISPESYRALIEAKMRGVAVSDVPGFYERVLERLPVSGMSDVWLAHVPLSGVRKTVYNRRLKRILGVLISLVALAILLPVMLLIAVVIRMESPGPVLYRQRRIGLNRVPFDLVKFRSMKMGTEFMRENAGRQDDPRITRVGGVIRKYRLDELPQLWNVLRGDMCLVGPRALMEEEVEAFERRISYFTLRHFIRPGITGWAQINYPHGTTVEDARAKLEYDLYYMKNASMSMDLHILLRTMRTVLLAKGGK, translated from the coding sequence ATGAAGATTGACATTCGCAAAAGACAGATGCTCCTGCTGGCGGGTAATGCGCTGATCGTCACGATCTCTTTCCATCTGACGCCGCTTGTCCTGTCCGGCATGATCCCGTCACCGGGTGCAATATTCCGCTCCCCGGATCTGTTCGCCATCCTGTCTTATCTCTTGGTATTCTACCTGTTTGACCTTTTCGACCTCGATCTCCGCTTCAGCAAGGCGCGGTTCCTGGTGCGCCTTGTCCTGGCGCAGGTAACGGTGGCGATCCTCATCGCGGCGGGATCTTTTGTGTTTCAGGAGCGGCCTTATGGAATGAGGGTGCTGGCTGTACAGGGAATGCTCGTATTCGTTCTTGCCCTTGTATGGTCGATGTTTTTCGAGCGTTTGATGACCAATACGACCAAGGCCCTCCGGGTGGCGGTTCTGGGCTGCGAAGACACGGCGGAGAGCCTGCGGCAGGCGCTGGGACGGAGGCCGGACTATGCGGTGGCCCTGACCCTGAAGAAGGGTTGGGAGGACCGGGTCGGGAGCCTCATCAATGAAAAAGCCTTCGACGAGATTGTTGTGAATACGAAAAGGGGGATCAGTCCCGAGTCCTACCGGGCCCTCATCGAAGCGAAGATGCGGGGGGTGGCCGTGTCGGACGTTCCCGGATTTTACGAGCGCGTGCTGGAGAGGCTCCCCGTCAGCGGGATGAGCGACGTCTGGCTGGCCCATGTTCCCCTGTCGGGAGTCCGGAAGACGGTTTACAACCGGAGGCTGAAGAGAATTCTGGGCGTACTGATTTCCCTGGTTGCGCTGGCAATCCTGTTGCCGGTGATGCTGCTCATTGCCGTGGTCATCCGGATGGAGTCTCCCGGACCTGTTTTGTACCGCCAGCGCAGGATCGGTTTGAACCGGGTACCCTTCGATCTGGTCAAGTTCCGATCCATGAAGATGGGGACGGAATTCATGCGGGAGAACGCGGGACGGCAGGATGATCCGAGGATTACCCGGGTGGGGGGCGTCATCCGGAAATACCGGCTGGATGAACTGCCCCAGCTCTGGAACGTGCTGCGGGGAGACATGTGCCTGGTGGGACCCCGGGCGCTGATGGAGGAGGAGGTCGAGGCATTCGAGCGGAGGATTTCCTATTTCACATTGCGTCACTTCATCCGGCCGGGAATCACCGGGTGGGCCCAGATCAATTATCCCCACGGGACGACGGTTGAAGACGCCCGGGCAAAGCTCGAGTACGACCTGTACTACATGAAGAACGCCTCGATGTCGATGGACCTGCACATCCTGCTCCGGACGATGCGAACCGTGCTGCTGGCGAAGGGGGGGAAGTAA